The following proteins are co-located in the Bosea sp. AS-1 genome:
- a CDS encoding cell wall hydrolase — MSFTASAGQNFGPTGLPSSLISRTNPGPASELAEGPSMLVAASAFRLPGLALTSAIVRTSLSFEDPERRIVVDPRQPREDLKRAANGFPDVDRTAKGDMLPSLRPGLTEHPSVELERVVFGDTQPKLISGGFSLDAMRAAEAVEGPPSSFEPYPIDEGVTDPALSDSSPVSLKPKITSARQAELYLDSIDGSSPSVPAALQGSSATPRSAIAMAEITPPALPAHGAQSAARIALVSAPATRDLRLAAPGERQIYTGLIAPENMAREQRCLAEAVYFEARSESAEGQAAVAQVVLNRVKSGLYPSSVCGTVYQNANRYLSCQFTFACEGKSLRITEPGPWRDAVRIAREVYEGATYLAEVGASTHYHAKYVRPYWAKRLKKMDTIGQHVFYQLRPGQS; from the coding sequence GTGTCCTTCACCGCCTCGGCCGGGCAGAATTTCGGTCCGACCGGCCTGCCCTCCAGCCTGATCTCGCGAACCAATCCCGGCCCCGCTTCGGAACTGGCGGAAGGTCCCTCGATGCTGGTAGCGGCGAGCGCGTTCCGATTGCCGGGGCTGGCCCTGACGTCCGCCATCGTGCGCACGAGCCTGTCTTTCGAGGATCCGGAGCGGCGCATCGTCGTGGACCCGCGCCAGCCGCGCGAGGACCTGAAGCGTGCGGCAAACGGTTTTCCGGACGTCGATCGCACCGCCAAGGGCGACATGCTGCCGAGCCTGCGACCGGGCCTGACCGAGCATCCTTCGGTCGAGCTCGAACGCGTGGTCTTCGGCGACACACAGCCCAAGCTCATCTCGGGCGGCTTCTCGCTCGACGCGATGCGCGCGGCCGAGGCCGTCGAAGGCCCGCCGAGCAGCTTCGAACCTTACCCCATCGATGAAGGGGTGACCGATCCCGCCTTGTCGGATTCCTCGCCGGTCTCGCTGAAGCCGAAGATCACCTCGGCCCGGCAGGCGGAACTCTATCTCGACAGCATCGACGGCTCCTCCCCCTCGGTGCCCGCAGCCTTGCAGGGCAGCTCTGCGACGCCGCGCTCGGCAATCGCCATGGCCGAGATCACACCGCCTGCCTTGCCCGCGCATGGCGCGCAGTCGGCGGCGCGCATCGCACTGGTTTCTGCGCCGGCCACCCGCGACCTGCGCCTCGCCGCCCCGGGCGAGCGGCAGATCTATACCGGGCTGATCGCGCCGGAGAACATGGCGCGTGAGCAGCGCTGTCTGGCCGAAGCTGTCTATTTCGAGGCCCGTTCGGAATCGGCCGAAGGACAGGCAGCGGTCGCGCAGGTGGTGCTCAACCGGGTGAAGAGCGGGCTCTATCCAAGCAGCGTCTGCGGCACTGTCTACCAGAATGCCAACCGCTATCTCTCCTGCCAGTTCACCTTCGCCTGCGAAGGCAAGTCGCTGCGCATCACCGAGCCCGGGCCGTGGCGTGACGCCGTGCGGATCGCCCGCGAGGTCTACGAAGGCGCGACCTACCTCGCCGAGGTCGGAGCCTCGACGCATTACCATGCCAAATACGTCCGGCCCTACTGGGCGAAACGGCTGAAAAAAATGGACACTATCGGTCAGCACGTCTTCTACCAGCTCCGGCCGGGCCAGAGCTGA
- a CDS encoding MDR family oxidoreductase: MTTFKALVATKGETGPNLAFTDFAESELMEGDVTVRVTHSTVNYKDGLAISGKAPVVRRWPMIPGIDFAGRVETSAHPDFKPGDLVVLNGWGTGETHLGAYAQKSRVKGDWLVPLPQGLTAAEAMAIGTAGYTAMLCVLALEKHGLKPADGPVVVTGAAGGVGSVAIALLAKAGWHVIASTGRAEEADYLKGLGAAEIIDRNELSQPGRPLGKERWAAGVDAVGSHTLANLLSMTRYGGAIACCGLAQGMDLPASVAPFILRGVALLGVDSVMCPKPRRLEAWRRLAGDLDRDKLAAMTTTIPLDAVIETGKAIVEGKVKGRVVVEIG; this comes from the coding sequence ATGACGACGTTCAAGGCCCTGGTGGCGACGAAGGGTGAGACCGGTCCCAACCTCGCCTTCACCGATTTCGCCGAGAGCGAACTGATGGAGGGCGACGTCACCGTCCGCGTCACGCATTCGACGGTGAACTACAAGGACGGCCTCGCGATCAGCGGCAAGGCGCCGGTGGTGCGCCGCTGGCCGATGATCCCCGGCATCGACTTCGCCGGCCGCGTCGAGACCTCCGCGCATCCCGACTTCAAGCCGGGCGATCTCGTGGTGCTGAACGGCTGGGGCACCGGCGAGACCCATCTTGGCGCCTATGCGCAGAAGAGCCGCGTCAAGGGCGATTGGCTGGTGCCGCTGCCGCAAGGGCTCACCGCTGCCGAAGCCATGGCGATCGGTACGGCCGGCTACACCGCGATGCTTTGCGTTCTGGCACTGGAGAAGCACGGGCTGAAACCCGCGGATGGTCCGGTCGTCGTCACCGGCGCGGCCGGCGGCGTCGGCTCGGTCGCGATCGCGCTGCTCGCCAAGGCCGGCTGGCACGTCATCGCCTCGACCGGGCGCGCCGAGGAAGCCGATTACCTCAAGGGCCTCGGCGCCGCCGAGATCATCGACCGCAACGAGCTCTCCCAGCCCGGCCGTCCGCTCGGCAAGGAGCGCTGGGCGGCGGGCGTCGACGCGGTCGGCTCGCACACGCTGGCGAACCTGCTCTCGATGACGAGATATGGCGGCGCGATCGCCTGTTGCGGCCTGGCGCAAGGCATGGACCTGCCGGCCTCGGTCGCGCCTTTCATCCTGCGCGGCGTCGCCTTGCTTGGCGTCGATTCGGTGATGTGCCCGAAGCCCCGTCGCCTCGAGGCCTGGAGGCGACTCGCCGGCGACCTCGACCGCGACAAGCTTGCCGCGATGACCACGACGATCCCGCTCGACGCCGTCATCGAGACCGGCAAGGCGATCGTCGAGGGCAAGGTCAAGGGCCGCGTCGTCGTCGAGATCGGGTAG
- a CDS encoding MFS transporter, which yields MSSIPASSKPARSYAPEIIVAAGCLIALITFGPRASAGLFQIPMTLQFHWGRDTFSLALAIQNLLWGLGAPFAGAIADRYGTVRVLCVGALLYAAGLVVMAYATTPLQLHLGAGVLIGFGLSACSFNLVLAAFGKLLPEQWRPMAFGAGTAAGSFGQFLFPPIGNILIDTLGWQQALVVFAVTLLPVLPISVILATRKLGSGAGAAAANLPNQTVMQALTEAFKHRSYVLLVLGFFTCGFQLAFITVHMPAYLRDTGLPAWVGGWTLAVIGLANAVGSLSSGWLSTRMPKRHLLAWIYLGRAVAIAAFILIPPSPLTALTFGVVIGLFWLSTVPPTSSLVMLMFGTKYMAMLYGFAFFSHQVGGFLGVWLGGVLYESMGNYQFVWWLSVALGVASALINLPIVERPVQRPEAQPA from the coding sequence ATGAGCTCCATCCCGGCAAGCTCCAAGCCGGCGCGCAGCTACGCGCCGGAAATCATCGTCGCGGCAGGCTGCCTGATCGCGCTCATCACCTTCGGTCCACGCGCCAGCGCTGGCCTGTTCCAGATCCCGATGACGCTGCAGTTCCATTGGGGTCGCGATACCTTTAGTCTGGCGCTGGCGATCCAGAACCTGCTCTGGGGCCTCGGCGCTCCCTTCGCAGGCGCCATCGCCGACCGCTACGGCACGGTGCGCGTGCTCTGCGTCGGCGCGCTGCTCTATGCCGCTGGTCTCGTGGTCATGGCCTATGCCACGACCCCGCTGCAGCTCCATCTCGGCGCCGGCGTGCTGATCGGCTTCGGTCTTTCGGCCTGCTCGTTCAATCTCGTGCTGGCCGCCTTCGGCAAGCTCCTGCCGGAGCAGTGGCGGCCGATGGCCTTCGGCGCGGGCACGGCCGCCGGTTCCTTCGGGCAGTTCCTGTTCCCGCCGATCGGCAACATCCTGATCGACACGCTCGGCTGGCAGCAGGCGCTGGTCGTCTTCGCCGTCACCCTGCTGCCGGTGCTGCCGATCTCGGTGATCCTGGCGACGCGCAAGCTCGGCTCGGGGGCTGGCGCGGCCGCCGCCAATCTGCCGAATCAGACGGTGATGCAGGCGCTGACGGAAGCGTTCAAGCACCGCAGCTACGTGCTGCTCGTGCTTGGCTTCTTCACCTGCGGCTTCCAGCTCGCCTTCATCACCGTGCATATGCCCGCCTATCTGCGCGACACCGGCCTGCCGGCCTGGGTCGGCGGCTGGACGCTCGCCGTGATCGGCCTCGCCAATGCCGTCGGCTCGCTCTCTTCCGGCTGGCTCTCGACGCGAATGCCGAAGCGCCATCTGCTGGCCTGGATCTATCTCGGCCGCGCGGTTGCGATCGCCGCCTTCATCCTGATCCCGCCGAGCCCGCTGACAGCGCTGACCTTCGGCGTGGTCATCGGCCTGTTCTGGCTCTCGACCGTGCCGCCGACCTCCTCGCTGGTCATGCTGATGTTCGGCACGAAGTACATGGCGATGCTCTATGGCTTCGCCTTCTTCTCGCATCAGGTCGGTGGTTTCCTCGGTGTCTGGCTGGGCGGCGTGCTCTACGAATCGATGGGCAACTACCAGTTCGTCTGGTGGCTCTCGGTCGCGCTCGGCGTTGCCTCGGCGCTGATCAACCTGCCGATCGTCGAGCGGCCGGTGCAGAGGCCGGAAGCGCAGCCGGCCTGA